A window from bacterium encodes these proteins:
- a CDS encoding response regulator: MSAKDDSSLLSERGEGMIFAELLERVRNISRQIDIRKQIKLTADALVELGVTDKVVVAVFDRKRRRIISEVRGFEFDFSHLLKELSKAAGELAELVFGGEGGVKIVRRGSLIHEKLISFIGDNADFPDTIIISPLVSRTKRVIGVVIADGSRANTLGEYFIRSVFGAFVQIVGYGIELNRIIAHLGKQEAYFKKLITSSADIIVTTDWRGRVRVWNPAAERILGYKPNEIRGRSVLRLYKSPAEARRVMRKMREQGGVLSNEEVEVVTKGGEVVPLSLSAAILYDTDGNEVGTVGVSRDLRPMKRLQEQLIEAQKKAAIQKTVVTLSHYINNQLMAQVALLSDLACEAQKISDDKLRRYFEDGLRRSLSRAFQIAQITKTLQNPQEIKEEQYIGELEMLSVPLPESIEPEAIEARKFGKLKVLVADDEPVIRDGFAEFLRHFGLEVDTAEDGEQAIRLIKENDYDLVISDIKMPKATGYDVFHAAKAKNPNVNVLLMTAFGYDPDHTVVKAAREGLEGVFFKEKPFDMSKLIALIERIFSK; this comes from the coding sequence ATGAGTGCAAAGGACGATAGCTCGTTATTGAGCGAAAGAGGCGAGGGGATGATTTTTGCTGAATTGCTTGAGCGCGTAAGAAATATTTCCCGCCAAATAGACATAAGGAAACAAATAAAGCTTACCGCTGACGCCCTCGTTGAATTGGGGGTAACTGATAAAGTGGTCGTTGCCGTTTTCGACAGGAAAAGGAGGCGAATAATAAGCGAGGTAAGGGGTTTTGAGTTTGATTTTTCGCATCTTCTGAAAGAACTTTCTAAAGCGGCGGGGGAGCTTGCTGAGCTTGTTTTTGGCGGTGAAGGCGGGGTTAAAATCGTAAGGAGGGGTTCGTTAATTCACGAGAAGCTTATTTCTTTTATCGGGGATAATGCCGATTTTCCGGATACAATAATTATTTCGCCGCTGGTTTCTCGCACGAAAAGAGTTATCGGCGTTGTTATTGCGGATGGTAGTCGAGCGAACACTTTGGGCGAGTATTTCATTAGAAGCGTTTTCGGCGCTTTCGTTCAGATTGTTGGGTATGGCATTGAGCTTAACAGGATAATAGCTCATCTCGGCAAGCAGGAGGCTTATTTCAAAAAGCTTATCACCAGTTCAGCGGATATCATAGTAACGACGGATTGGAGAGGCAGGGTAAGGGTTTGGAATCCCGCTGCGGAAAGGATTCTTGGTTACAAGCCCAATGAGATAAGAGGTCGGTCGGTGCTCAGGTTGTACAAATCACCGGCTGAGGCGAGGCGAGTTATGCGCAAGATGAGAGAGCAGGGCGGGGTTCTGTCAAACGAGGAGGTAGAAGTAGTAACGAAGGGTGGAGAGGTGGTTCCTCTTTCGCTGTCTGCTGCTATACTTTACGATACCGACGGGAACGAGGTCGGAACTGTTGGCGTTAGCAGGGACCTAAGACCGATGAAAAGGCTTCAGGAGCAACTTATTGAAGCTCAGAAGAAAGCCGCAATACAGAAAACTGTGGTTACTCTTTCGCATTACATTAATAATCAGCTTATGGCTCAGGTGGCACTGCTTTCTGACCTTGCATGTGAGGCGCAAAAAATTTCGGACGACAAACTTCGCCGTTACTTTGAGGATGGACTCAGAAGGTCGCTTTCAAGGGCATTTCAGATAGCGCAAATAACGAAAACTCTTCAGAATCCACAGGAGATCAAGGAGGAGCAATACATTGGTGAACTTGAAATGCTTTCTGTCCCTTTGCCAGAGTCCATTGAGCCAGAAGCCATAGAAGCGAGGAAATTTGGTAAGCTTAAGGTCCTTGTTGCGGACGATGAGCCAGTTATAAGGGATGGTTTCGCCGAGTTTCTTCGGCATTTCGGTCTTGAGGTTGACACGGCAGAAGATGGGGAGCAGGCAATAAGGTTGATAAAGGAAAACGATTATGACCTCGTTATATCCGACATCAAAATGCCAAAAGCTACAGGTTACGATGTTTTTCACGCAGCCAAGGCGAAAAATCCGAATGTTAATGTGCTTCTTATGACCGCTTTCGGATATGACCCCGACCACACCGTGGTTAAAGCAGCTCGTGAGGGACTCGAAGGCGTGTTTTTCAAGGAGAAACCCTTTGACATGTCGAAGCTCATAGCTCTTATAGAGAGAATTTTCAGCAAGTAA
- a CDS encoding Gfo/Idh/MocA family oxidoreductase, whose product MDKVRFALVGCGKVSKKHIVSIQRIDNAELAAVCDVDIDAAKRVGENAGVPYFDNPHEMVDKVDFDVFSILTPSGTHAEVMLELAPYGKHFVIEKPMALRLEDADAMLEACRKYGIRLFVVQQNRFNLPITKLREAIESGRFGKLVLGTVRVRWKRTQEYYDEKPWRGTWAMDGGVLTNQASHHIDMLMWMMGEVESVMAKTATQLVDIETEDTGVVILKFTNGALGIIEATTATRPKDLEGSISILGEHGSVEIGGFFMNELKVWNFEPELPEDRVIFEKYGRNPDEFAWNHTQYLKDVVKNILRNEGGLVDGLEGRRLVELLNAIYESAETGREIKLKFKPQNSKLGRIL is encoded by the coding sequence ATGGACAAAGTTAGGTTTGCTCTTGTTGGTTGTGGTAAGGTGTCAAAAAAGCACATCGTGTCTATCCAGCGCATAGACAATGCAGAACTTGCTGCGGTTTGCGATGTTGATATCGATGCTGCGAAAAGGGTGGGGGAGAACGCAGGAGTGCCTTACTTCGATAACCCGCACGAGATGGTTGACAAGGTGGATTTCGATGTTTTTTCCATTCTGACTCCCTCGGGGACGCACGCTGAGGTTATGCTGGAACTGGCACCTTACGGTAAACATTTCGTCATAGAAAAGCCCATGGCATTGCGTCTTGAAGATGCTGATGCGATGCTTGAGGCATGTAGAAAGTATGGTATAAGACTTTTTGTTGTGCAGCAGAACAGGTTTAACCTTCCCATAACGAAACTTCGAGAGGCGATAGAAAGCGGACGATTCGGGAAACTTGTTCTGGGAACGGTAAGGGTGCGATGGAAGCGCACTCAGGAATACTATGATGAGAAGCCGTGGCGAGGCACATGGGCTATGGATGGAGGAGTGCTCACAAATCAGGCCAGCCATCATATCGATATGCTCATGTGGATGATGGGAGAGGTTGAAAGTGTTATGGCTAAAACGGCAACGCAACTCGTTGACATAGAGACCGAGGATACAGGCGTTGTCATACTAAAATTTACTAATGGTGCTCTGGGGATAATCGAGGCTACTACGGCGACCCGCCCTAAGGACCTTGAGGGCTCAATATCTATACTTGGGGAGCACGGTTCAGTAGAAATAGGCGGATTTTTTATGAATGAGCTTAAGGTGTGGAATTTTGAGCCTGAATTGCCTGAGGACAGGGTTATTTTCGAGAAGTACGGAAGAAATCCCGATGAATTCGCATGGAATCACACGCAGTATCTGAAGGATGTTGTTAAAAACATACTCAGAAACGAGGGTGGGTTGGTTGATGGTTTAGAGGGTAGAAGGCTTGTTGAGCTTTTAAATGCTATCTACGAATCGGCGGAAACGGGAAGAGAGATTAAATTAAAATTTAAGCCGCAAAACAGCAAACTCGGGAGAATATTATGA
- a CDS encoding transferase → MNTHVIYPNVTLGDNVFISDFVIIGFPPRGAEPGELETIIGSNAIIRSHTIIYAGNRIGKNFQTGHNVMIRELNEIGDDVSVGTATVIEHHVKIGNRVRIHSQAFIPEFTVLEDECWIGPNVVITNALHPLCPKAKECLRGPRIHRGAKVGANATLLPDIDIGEFSLIGAGAVVVKDVPPYKVVAGNPAKVIKDVRELECPYGLIDKPYPGV, encoded by the coding sequence ATGAACACTCATGTTATTTATCCTAATGTTACTCTTGGCGATAATGTTTTTATCTCCGATTTTGTGATAATAGGTTTCCCTCCTCGTGGTGCTGAGCCCGGCGAACTTGAGACGATAATAGGCTCAAACGCTATTATCCGTTCTCATACGATTATCTACGCTGGCAACAGGATAGGAAAGAATTTCCAGACAGGACACAATGTTATGATTAGAGAGCTTAACGAAATAGGCGATGATGTGAGCGTGGGAACTGCGACAGTTATAGAGCACCATGTAAAGATAGGCAATCGTGTAAGGATTCATTCGCAGGCATTTATTCCCGAATTCACCGTTCTTGAAGATGAGTGCTGGATAGGTCCTAATGTTGTTATCACGAATGCGCTTCATCCGCTGTGCCCCAAAGCCAAGGAGTGTTTACGGGGACCGAGAATTCATCGCGGTGCAAAAGTTGGTGCTAATGCCACACTTCTTCCGGACATCGACATAGGCGAGTTTTCGCTTATTGGTGCCGGCGCCGTGGTGGTCAAAGATGTACCGCCATACAAGGTCGTCGCTGGTAACCCGGCAAAAGTTATTAAGGATGTTAGAGAGCTTGAGTGCCCATATGGGCTTATAGACAAACCTTACCCGGGAGTATGA
- a CDS encoding DegT/DnrJ/EryC1/StrS family aminotransferase, producing the protein MKIPLVDLKAQYASIKNEIDEAVNRVISSAKFILGEEVENFEREFAVFVGAKYVVGVGSGTDALYLALRALGIKNGDEVITTTFTFIATTEAITLVGAKPVLVDIDDRTYNINSDAIESAITPRTRAILVVHLYGQPANMDAIVDIARKHNLYIIEDCAQAHAAMIKNIHVGNFGDVGCFSFYPGKNLGAYGDAGAVVTNNEDLYKKVKMLRNHGRESKYIHEFEGVNSRMDAIQAAVLSVKLKHLEEWTRKRIENAKRYNELLSGINEVVVPYVADNFRHVYHIYAILVPERDKVYEYMRESGVGVGIHYPIPVHLQPAYKYLGHKKGDFPVSERVSESVLSLPMYPELRYDMQEYIVSKLKEALHR; encoded by the coding sequence ATGAAAATTCCCCTCGTTGACCTTAAAGCGCAGTATGCATCGATAAAGAATGAGATTGATGAGGCAGTTAATAGAGTTATTTCTTCAGCGAAATTTATTCTTGGCGAGGAGGTCGAGAACTTTGAGCGGGAGTTTGCCGTTTTTGTAGGTGCGAAATATGTTGTCGGTGTTGGCAGCGGAACGGATGCGCTTTACCTTGCACTTCGCGCACTCGGAATAAAAAACGGAGATGAGGTTATAACCACGACATTCACATTTATCGCCACCACGGAGGCTATAACTCTGGTGGGTGCTAAACCAGTACTGGTTGATATTGATGATAGGACATACAATATTAACTCTGATGCTATTGAATCGGCTATAACACCGCGGACCAGGGCGATTCTTGTTGTTCATTTATATGGTCAGCCGGCGAATATGGACGCTATAGTTGATATTGCGAGGAAACATAATTTATATATAATCGAGGATTGTGCGCAGGCTCACGCAGCAATGATAAAAAATATTCATGTCGGTAATTTTGGTGATGTAGGCTGCTTCAGCTTTTATCCCGGGAAAAACCTTGGCGCATACGGCGATGCTGGCGCAGTAGTAACCAATAATGAGGATTTATATAAAAAAGTAAAGATGTTACGGAACCACGGCAGAGAATCAAAATATATACACGAGTTCGAGGGTGTGAATAGCCGTATGGATGCCATTCAAGCTGCTGTTCTATCCGTCAAACTCAAGCATCTTGAGGAATGGACAAGGAAACGTATAGAGAATGCCAAGCGGTATAACGAACTCTTATCAGGCATAAACGAGGTAGTTGTTCCGTATGTTGCTGATAATTTTCGTCATGTATATCATATATACGCTATTTTAGTTCCAGAAAGAGATAAAGTTTACGAGTATATGCGTGAGTCTGGCGTGGGTGTTGGCATTCATTATCCTATACCAGTGCACCTTCAGCCTGCATATAAATATCTTGGGCATAAGAAGGGCGACTTTCCCGTATCGGAGCGAGTTTCCGAAAGCGTTTTGAGCCTTCCCATGTATCCTGAGTTAAGATACGACATGCAGGAGTATATTGTATCTAAATTGAAAGAAGCTCTACATAGGTGA